The following coding sequences are from one Rhineura floridana isolate rRhiFlo1 chromosome 2, rRhiFlo1.hap2, whole genome shotgun sequence window:
- the RPLP2 gene encoding large ribosomal subunit protein P2 translates to MRYVAAYLLAVLGGNESPSSKDLKKILDSVGIETDDERVNKVISELNGKNIEDVIAQGNSKLASMPVGGTVAVSAGVSTAPAAGAAPAAAEEKKEEKKEESEESDDDMGFGLFD, encoded by the exons ATGCGCTACGTTGCAGCTTACCTTCTTGCTGTCCTTGGGGGCAATGAGTCCCCAAGCTCAAAAGACTTAAAGAAAATCCTTGACAGTGTAGGCATTGAGACGGACGATGAACGTGTGAATAAG GTCATTAGTGAGCTGAATGGAAAAAACATTGAAGATGTCATTGCCCAAG GTAACAGCAAGCTTGCCAGCATGCCAGTTGGCGGGACTGTAGCAGTCTCTGCTGGAGTTTCCACTGCTCCTGCTGCAGGTGCTGCACCAGCTGCTG CTGaggagaagaaagaagaaaagaaagaagagtCTGAAGAATCTGATGATGATATGGGATTTGGGCTGTTTGATTAA